The following proteins are encoded in a genomic region of Diabrotica virgifera virgifera chromosome 1, PGI_DIABVI_V3a:
- the LOC126881676 gene encoding uncharacterized protein LOC126881676, producing the protein MDKLLKPDRLDIDSNSTNATQLWTHWKRTFQNFLEAANVSEDKDKLNLLVNYVNPVVYEAIGECTTYTDATATLEKLYIKQKSEIFARHTLSTRKQQVGESIDQYLLILKHLSKDCNFQAVSADRNKDDYIRDSFIRGLSASNIRQRLLESATLTLDQAYNSARALEMAQQQSDSYIMSNSIVNSITTDNTLQNTAHETDQNNSTSAATFSKCWFCGKSRHTRDRCPAKNHQCSCVY; encoded by the exons ATGGATAAACTACTCAAGCCTGATCGACTAGACATCGATTCCAATTCAACAAATGCAACACAACTCTGGACACACTGGAAGAGAACCTTTCAAAACTTTCTAGAAGCAGCTAATGTTTCTGAAGACAAAGATAAACTGAATTTATTGGTGAATTATGTAAATCCTGTAGTATATGAAGCTATAGGTGAATGTACCACCTACACTGATGCAACTGCTACCTTAGAAAAACTATACATAAAACAAAAGAGTGAAATATTTGCCCGGCACACATTATCTACACGAAAGCAACAAGTGGGTGAGTCCATTGATCAATATTTACTAATCTTAAAACACTTAAGTAAGGATTGCAATTTTCAAGCAGTGTCTGCTGATAGAAATAAAGACGATTACATCAGGGACTCTTTTATTCGAGGTTTAAGTGCTTCAAATATTAGGCAAAGACTACTTGAAAGCGCCACTTTAACATTAGATCAAGCATATAATTCAGCCAGAGCTTTAGAAATGGCCCAACAACAATCAGATTCATATATTATGTCAAATTCTATTGTAAATTCTATTACTACTGATAACACCCTTCAGAATACTGCACACGAAACTGATCAAAACAACTCGACTAGCGCAGCTACCTTTTCAAAATGCTGGTTTTGTGGAAAAAGTCGCCATACTAGAGATAGATGTCCTGCTAAAAATCACCAATGCTCTTGTG TTTATTAA
- the LOC126886820 gene encoding trichohyalin-like, whose protein sequence is MLPLKKLICSKSVWILFICLTSTTFGFLENLSRNDISRRNVRGSRSSVESVVEEMPFRKDTRRQVNEKDRLYENLYDRRSFRTGTDRFRNRNIDIRLDRRNQNWNDERRALNDRVFLTPVPDITIPIRGVPNERRSRDVRLNREQRVRSPDNRSERLFRDDRRSRDTRENEVQRERREETFTDNRMRNIRETQPRSLNIRAERMVRETLSRENRQQDQHIRQLRTRNNRQRELRTNDDSRLQNRDQRVERNIRTNQERINERRQLQERREESQDERRQLQERREEPQVRNHREQSRERMLKSRNEYLSPSRYEQNLRNSERRIDNRERNVEIRERRQENQERIREETFRYNRDNTLEKNRQIRSLNGRQERRTAFEATMDARESRNLSTRRFRDTQERNIERRMANSYRDSNERSLERRDVRSVRSSRIRNNRSNGLDANMNEIRQNRERNINIRSEDRSDLYREREERNQRERQFSREHRYMDRSTYARRVGESRYRYDNAYSRSFNMPSRSVRDLPIRASLARSDSARQATEARLNSGIAERETVRDLPQRASLTRSDSTRQAREARLNSGDSRQETSTCTSVQRDINRQISIQRNTRENDARPKEQPRDAVSRSPNSIERRSVPVVEFVPNSRRYGEELKDIPYHKHNMKLDALANVIQVILGVYLIGQILAHSSKKKSYGLYKMLPTLSAIKEKLE, encoded by the exons ATGTTGCCGCTAAAAAAACTCATATGCAGTAAGTCCGTCTGGATCCTTTTTATTTGTTTGACTTCCACCACTTTTGGATTCTTGGAGAATTTAAGCAGGAATGATATCAGCCGCAGGAATGTCCGAGGAAGCCGTTCGTCGGTGGAGAGCGTCGTCGAGGAAATGCCCTTTAGGAAAGACACCAGGAGGCAGGTCAACGAGAAAGACAGACTTTATGAGAACTTGTATGACAGGCGAAGTTTTAGAACTGGAACCGACAG ATTCAGAAACCGAAACATCGACATCCGACTTGATCGCCGGAACCAAAACTGGAACGACGAAAGAAGAGCTCTGAACGACCGAGTCTTCCTCACACCAGTTCCTGACATAACTATTCCCATCAGGGGCGTCCCCAATGAACGAAGAAGCCGGGATGTAAGACTAAACAGAGAACAACGCGTCAGAAGCCCGGATAACCGATCAGAAAGACTATTCCGTGATGATCGCCGATCAAGAGATACAAGAGAAAATGAAGTACAACGAGAAAGACGCGAAGAAACCTTTACCGATAACAGAATGAGGAATATAAGAGAAACTCAACCAAGGTCCCTTAACATTCGTGCAGAGAGAATGGTTCGAGAGACTTTATCCAGAGAAAACAGGCAACAAGACCAACATATAAGACAATTAAGAACCAGGAATAATAGACAAAGAGAACTCCGCACAAATGATGACAGTCGTCTACAAAACAGGGACCAGCGCGTTGAAAGGAATATAAGGACCAACCAAGAACGTATAAACGAACGAAGACAACTTCAAGAACGTCGAGAGGAATCCCAAGACGAACGAAGACAACTTCAAGAACGTCGAGAGGAGCCCCAAGTTAGGAATCACAGAGAACAAAGTCGTGAACGAATGCTAAAATCACGTAACGAATATCTCAGTCCATCACGTTATGAACAAAACTTACGAAACAGTGAGAGGAGGATTGATAATAGGGAAAGGAATGTAGAAATTCGTGAACGTAGGCAGGAAAACCAAGAAAGAATTCGAGAAGAGACTTTCAGGTACAATCGAGACAACACTTTGGAAAAAAATAGGCAAATACGTTCATTAAACGGTCGTCAAGAAAGACGAACAGCTTTTGAAGCGACAATGGATGCACGAGAATCACGAAATCTCTCAACAAGACGTTTCCGTGACACCCAAGAAAGAAATATAGAACGCAGGATGGCCAATAGTTATAGAGACTCCAACGAACGTAGCTTGGAAAGAAGAGATGTTCGCTCAGTAAGATCTAGCAGAATTCGCAACAATAGAAGCAACGGTTTAGATGCCAACATGAATGAAATCAGGCAAAATCGTGAAAGAAACATTAACATTCGTTCTGAGGACAGATCAGACCTCTATAGGGAACGCGAAGAAAGGAATCAACGCGAAAGACAATTCTCCAGAGAACACAGGTATATGGACCGTAGCACATATGCTAGAAGAGTTGGTGAAAGTCGCTATCGGTATGATAATGCTTACTCCAGAAGCTTTAATATGCCATCACGGTCAGTAAGAGACCTCCCAATAAGAGCTAGCTTGGCCAGAAGTGACTCCGCTAGGCAAGCAACAGAAGCTCGACTTAATTCAGGCATCGCTGAACGAGAAACAGTCAGAGACCTCCCACAAAGAGCTAGCTTGACCAGAAGTGACTCCACTAGGCAAGCAAGAGAAGCTCGACTTAATTCTGGCGATTCTCGACAGGAAACTTCAACTTGCACATCAGTCCAAAGGGATATTAATAGACAGATATCGATACAAAGGAATACCAGAGAGAACGATGCTCGACCGAAAGAACAACCACGTGATGCTGTGTCGCGATCTCCCAATTCCATTGAAAGACGGTCTGTACCAGTTGTAGAATTCGTACCAAACAGTAGGAGATATGGAGAAGAACTTAAAGATATTCCATATCACAAACACAACATGAAGTTGGATGCTTTGGCTAACGTGATTCAAGTTATTCTTGGTGTTTACTTGATTGGGCAAATCTTGGCGCACTCTTCAAAGAAGAAGTCTTATGG GTTGTATAAGATGCTTCCCACTTTGAGCGCCATCAAAGAAAAACTAGAATAG